ACCAAATGCATTGATCAGTTTACTATGCCCGGGGAATAAGCGGGCTACTTCGCCCGTGAGGCTCACAGCGGAGGGTGACCTGGTGCTATAATTCGGTAGTTTATTTAACAGCCGGGTCAGTCCTTTCCATTCTGAATTATAGTTACCATCCAGCCCTACAACCGTGTTGTTGATCGGATCTTCGCCGTAACTCACCTTGGTCGTATACGGGCGTTCACTCATATGCACGATGGTAGAACCCAGGTTCAGTTTTTCATTCACCGCATAGTCAAAACGGGTACCCACATAGTTCCGTACCTGCTGCCCATAGAGACCGCTATTCTCAAAAGAGACGTTGATGGTAGTACCGGAACTGAGGATCCCATCATTGATGATCTTAACCTTACCCAGGTTATAATCAACTGTATAGTCAATATTCTCTGTCAGTGTTTTACCACCGGCAGTGACGGTTACAGAACCAGAAGGAATGTTGTAGGCGTTCAATGATACCTCTGACGAACTACCTGCTTTGTAGCTCCCTTTAATGAGGTACCTGTTGAGTGAAGAATACTGTTGTGCGGCCGCTTTGGTAGTATCATACAGTTTGGTATAGAGGTATTGTTTTTCCAAAGCAGCATCACCGCCAAATGCTTTGGCAAGGTCTTTACCAAAAGGTTCCAGTACGGGGAAGATGAGTTTACCATTAGATACGTCTACAGTATACCCGCTCACAAAATCATACACACCATCCGGTTGCGGATCATTGTTCGTATTCAGGTTATCGAGGTTGAGAATGGTAATGATAGGTGCACCGCTGTAAGTACCGACAGCATCCGGCAGATAGCGCCTGGGACTGGCTGCGCGGGTATCATTGCCGGGGTCATTGTAATATACATCGGCAGTGAAGTCGGTACTGCTCAGCTGATAACCACCGGTGGAATAGATGTTTTTCATCATCAGGTCCCAGATAGGCAGTATCGGACGTGCAGCAGTAGCTTTCAGCATTTTCAGGAAGAGGATGCGGCTATTGTTATTGTTACTCGCATCTGGAGGTACATCCTGTGCAAAGTCGCCGACCTTGTAGGTACGACCGTTGTAACTATATTCATATGCGACAGCAAGCACCTGGTCCGCCGAAAGTGCTGTATTCAGTGAGATGTAACCGAGTTTCTTATTCAGGGTATATTCCGTACTATCCAGTTTGCGTGCATAGGTTTTCTCATAATCCTGTACGGCAGAGAGACCGTACGATTGGAGTTGGGAAATGACGGTGCTGGGTAGCCGCGCGGCATCGTCTGCAGAGAGTTTGCTATACAGGTCGTTGATCCCGTTGTAAGGCAGTTTGCCGCTGCTTACAACGTGTACGGCATTAGTATTGTAAGGACTGTATTCAGCAAGGTCCATCAGACCTACTACGTTACGGGTGTTCGTGGTCGTTCCTGTCTTATTCGTTACCCATACCTCGATACGTGTAATGTTGGAGAGCGAACGGATACTGGGCAGGTTACCCATGGCATAGTTGAAGGTATCGCGGAAGAATTGTGCCAGCAGGAAGTTTTTATTTTCATCGTACGCATCAGATTTGAGGCTGTAGCTGGTAGTCTGATTCCCTCCTTTCAGGGTCAGTGTCTGCTTCTGTGACTTCTGGCTGGAAAGCACGCTGGTCATAGTCAGGCGGCCGAACTGTAACTGCGTCTTTACTCCAAACAAAGATTGCATCCCACTGATCAGTGTCGTGGGAAGCGCAAAGCTTACATTACCTGCTTCAATCTTTTTTATGATCTCATCGTCATAACCGGTGTATTCGAGTTTGATCTGATTTTCGAAATCATAAGTAGACTGGGTGTTATAGTTGGTGATGATCTTTAGTTTATCACCGATTTTGCCCGTCACATTCAGGTTGATATTCATATTCATATCAAACCCGCCACTGCGGCGTGCAGACTCGGTCAATACAGGGTTGTTGGTATACTGGCCTGCATAGCCCATTGATATTTCAAGGTAACCCTGTGGCTTGATATCTACTTTACTGCCACCGAATAATCTATCAAAAAGTTTATTGGATTTTTTAAGTTCAAGTGGATTGCTCCTGTTCAGGTTTCCCAGAGTGGAAGCGCGTTTCATGAAGTAATCATTCTCGCTCTTACGGGACTGCGTGTTGTAGAAATCCTGGAAACTCATAGACGTAGGATTCCTGTAATATTTATCACCGATCTTTTCGGAGATAATATACTCTTTTGTAGCAGGATCGTATTCCACGTCCCTTTTGATACCTTTAGGGTCTTTCAGGTCAATAGCATTCTGCACAGGCTCTACGAGCTCCGGAGAGTGCCTGTCCCTGATAGGATACTTTAACGTATCCACAGTATCTTTCACAGGTATCATGGAATCATATGCAGCATGATTCGTAGAAGAGCCAATTGGATAGTAACTCACGCCCCTGGCTCCCCTTGCTGCAGAATCAACCATGAAAAAGGCCACTATGCTAAATACAGTTAAGGCAGCATAGTGTTTTTTAAAACGTTTTCTAAGGGATTTCTTCACGCGTTCTTTCTATAGCAGCAATTCGTAAATACCAAAAATAGTAGCCTGTATAGTCTGACTATACGAAAAGCGGCTTCGCATCAAACGAGCATTTTTACAGTACTATTGTTTGTTGGCTACAGATAGGAGAATTGTATAGATGAAATGGTAAAGTTGATAGCTGAAGGGGCAAGACAGCCCTATATTTCGCACAAGATAGGGGAATTTGCTTTTGTAAAACAGGAATTGCGTTTTTTTACTACGAACAGCTAAAATGTATAGATGAAAAGGAAAAGTCCGCCTTCAGAATTTATTGAAGGCGGACTTTGAAATTTATTTCTTACGGAGGTACAATGCAAGACTTCCTGCCAATAAAAGCAACATAATAATATAACTGGCGAGGGATAATTTTACACCTGCATAATATGCTTCAGGTGCAAAAATGAATGTGATGGTATGGTCGCCTGCCGGAACAGACATGCCTCTCAAAGCATAGTTTACCCTGGTATAAGGCGCTTCTTTTCCATCGATATAAGCTTTCCATCCCTGGCGGTAATAGATCTCAGAAAATACGGCAAACTGTGGTGTTGCCGCCTTCGATGTATACGCAATGGTATCCTGGTGATTAAACAGTAAAGCAATGACGGCACTGGAATCAAACTGGAAATCAGCTTTCACCAGTGGTTTATATTGCTGGTCTATCACCACGGTATCTTTTGGATGGAAGGTGGTGAGTGCATTCATTTCCGCATCTGCATCCGGTACCCACTGAATGGCTTTTACAAACCAGGCATTGCCCAGCGCATCCGGATTCTGATGTACGGCAGGACCTTCCACGCCGTTGGTGATGATGTACTTTGTATTTAGCATGTTCAGTACCTGCATGTTGTTCTGACTGATCTGTCTTTCAATCAGGTCCTGGTACAGCTGCAGCTTTGCCGCATGGTAACCGCCTATGCTCTTATGATAATAAGAGGTCATGGCGTCCTGGAACGGGTTGCGGGTCAGGTTAAAAACGCGGTAGTACGGATCCTTGTCCTGCAGTATCTGCTGATCGGCAGGAGAGGCCTGAAATGGCATACTATAAGAGCCGGCATCCATGAAACTATCTTCGTTCAGATAGCGCCTGTCTACCTGCAGCAGATCGATCATGATGAGTAAAGTGATACCAATAGTCAGGTAACGCGCCTGTAGTTTCCCCTTGATAAAGAACCACAGGAGGCCAAATGCCAGTGCTGCAAAAAAGATAGAACGAAATACATCACTTCTGTACAGATCCGCCCTGTCTGCCCTTGTAGCAGCCATCAGTTTGTCTGCAATATCGGTCCGGCCCTGTGTCATTTGTACCAGCTGGGCATGGAACTGATCATCGCTATGCGGGTTGGCGTTGTCGCCGGTTGCATTGGTATACCGCATACTGGTAGATGCCAGCAGTAACAACACCAGTAAGCCCCCCATGATATAGCCAGACCATTTCAGTTTCTTCAGTAGCTCCTCTTTTTTGATTTCACCGCTGATCAGTTCCTGCAATGCCATCACGGCTAATATCGCAAATGATAACTGCGGGATGATCAATGCCTGCGAAGGTGCGCGGAACTTATCATAAAGCGGAAAATGATCGAACATAAAATAATTGAAAGCAGCAAAGTTGCTACCCCATGCCAGCATAATACCCAGCACAGAAATGCCGATCAGCCACCATTTGTGCCATGAACGAATGATGAACAACCCAAGCAGTGCAAGCAGGCACACAATGACACCCAGGTACACAGGACCTGAGGTACCTAGTAAAGACTGATCTCCCCAATACAGGTTCCAGCTGCTTACCAGTTTTTCTGCATTGTCAGCAGGTACACCGATTTCGGTTAATGTTTTATAGGTAGTAGAATTCGTGCCTAGTTTACCACTTGAACTACCTCCGTATATATCAGGGGCAATGAGCGTGAACGTTTCAAACTTGCCATAACTCCATTGAAAAGCATAATCCTTCCCATTTTGTTGTTCGGCAGTTTCACCCGGCAGTGGGCTCAATGGCGACTTGCCACCACGGGTACTTTCTTTGGAATATTGATACGTTGTCCATAGGCTCACGGCATTGGAAGCCAGTGCCAGTCCAACCGCAAGCAAAACCAGTAAACTACCTGTAATAAGGTGTTTAAACGCTTTTTCCCTGATAGAATAGACGGCATAGGCAATACCCAGGATGGCCAGTATCAGGAAGAAATAATACGTCATCTGCAGGTGATTGGCGGCAATCAGGTAGGAGAGGGAGAGTGCCATGATGCCCGTACCCGCCAGGTAACTACGCCGGGTAATGAGCACCAGGCCTGCAATGACCGCCGGCAGATAAGCCAGTGCGATCATCTTGGTATCATGGCCCGTGACGATGATAATAGGCGAATAGCTGGCATAGGTATACGCCACTGCACCGGCAAAACCGATCCATGAGCGCGTACCTAAAACTATGCAAAGCAAATAAAAACAAAGTGCGGAGAGAAACAATACATTGATCGGCTTGGGCAATCCCAGTGTGAGGATAGCAGGAATTGCACTATCAATGTGGTAAGGAGATTCCATGGCCAGCTGGAAGGTCGGCATACCGCCAAACATACTGGTGGTCCATAATGGAGGAATGCCATGCTCTTTTTTATAATCCATGGCTTCTTTGGCCATCGCCTGCCACTGCACATTATCACTCTGACTGATAACCTTATCTTCTAATACGGGTTTGCAATACAAAATCGCAAGGATCAGCAAACCCAGGATGGCTGCCAGGTGCGGTAACAGGGACTTGAACCAACTGGTTTTCATAGCAGTATATTAAGTTGTATGTTATTCCTCTTCCTCTTTAGAATCGTTTTCAATATTGCAGATATGCACCTTGGCAATACGGTGCTGGTCCATCTTCACCACTTCCATTTTCAGGTTTTTCCATTTCAGGCTATCGCCACTCTGAGGTATTTTACCCAGTTTGTCGAGGATAAAACCACCCAGGGTTACAAAGTTAGTTACATTCACTCTTTGCTGGTCGGCATCTAGACCGATTAGTTCCAGGAATTCCACGAATGGCAGCTGTCCGTCTACCAGCATACTGCCATCTTCATGGCGGATCACTTCGTATTCAAATTCATTTGTTTCAGAGATATCACCTACCAGTGCATCTACGATGTCGTTGATGGTGACGAGACCTTTGATAGAACCAAATTCGTCAACGACCATGGCCTGGTAAATGCGCTCTCTTTTATAGAGTTCCAGTAGCTGGTAAGTACGGTTGTGAACCGTCACCACCAGCAGTTTGCGGCTCAGGGCGGACAGGTTATTGATGGCAGCGTTGAAATTATCGCTGAGCAGGTCTTTGCTGTAAACAAAGCCGGTAGTGTGATCCAGGTCGCCGTTAGCCAGCGGGTACATGGTATGTTTATGTTTCAGGATCTTAGCCTTGTTTATTTCCGGGCTATCCTGGATATCCAGCCAGATCACCTCATTTCGTGGGGTCATGAGGGTAGATACATGGCGGTCGCCCAGGTTAAATACGTTTTGAATCAGGGCTTTCTCTGTTTCTTCAATCACACCGCCCTGGTGGCTTTCAGCAATGATCACACGGAGTTCCTCTTCCGTGTGTATGTCTTCATTTTCATGAACGGGGGTGATACCAATGATACGGAGGATCACATTGGCCAGGCCATTCAGGATCCAGATGAAAGGACGGAAAATGACATAGAACAATTTCAGCGGCACTGCCACTGTAAAAGTAGTCGGCACTGGTTTGCGGATAGCGAGAGATTTGGGAGCCAGCTCGCCAAATACGATATGTAGAATGGTGATAGCGAGGAATGCACAGCCGATGGCTACTTTTTGAGCGATACCTACATCTGGTTTCAGACCCAGCGAAGTAAAGAGATTGATGATCATTTCAGTCATCACCTTTTCACCAACCCAGCCAAGGCCCAGAGAAGCGAGGGTAATACCTAACTGGGTAGCTGCCAGATAGCCGTCAAGGTTATTCAGCATGTCTTTGGCTATCTTGGATACTGTTTTATTGCGACCTGAGTTTACTTCTATCTGCGAGGATCGGACCTTTACGATAGCAAATTCTGCAGCAACGAAAAACCCGTTCAGCAGCACCAAAAAGATGGTAAAAAATATTTCTAAGCTCATTATTGCGTGTCTTAATTTTTAAACTTTTGTTTTGTGAGGTCTATGCACATCCCCCCATTCAGATATGATCTGTAACATAGGTTGGAGTGAGGCACCGTCTTTAGTGAGCTCGTATTCTACTCTTGGCGGCACTTCGGCATAAACCAGTCGATTGATTAGTCCGTCTTTTTCCAGTTCTCTCAACTGCAGGACCAGGATTCTTTCAGATACATCGGGAATAGATTTTTTCAGTTCACTATACCGCAGCTTGCCATTGAGCAGGCTCCACAGGATAGTCGGTTTCCATCGGCCGCCTATTACATCCAGCGTATACGCCATGCCGCAGTTGTTGCTGATTTTATTCCTGTTCAATGTATTAGTAGAGCTTTCTTTTCTCATTACTTACATTTTTGTCAGTACTCTATAAAAATATCAGTACCCCCAAAGTTAATGTTTAACAGTTAAAGGAAAAAACTATTATGAAAGAGGCTGTGATTCCATGGTTTTGTACAAGTCACAGGCCAATTTATCCCAAACAGCCTACATCTATAGTAGGAAATCCGTATTTTAGGAAATATAACCCTTGAATAGACCTGCTTCCGTTATCAGCAACGCCCTCCAAGGTCCAGATGGCCAGGAGTAGGTTTAATGCCCGCATTACCAATATGAAAGCAACTTTGCACCCTTCTTTTTCGCAAAATGCCGCTACCCTGCTCAATGCTACAGGGAATACCGCTGCCGGCCTGCTCACTGATAAATGGTTAGTAAAATTTGAAAAAAAGTAATAGCTTAACCCGCTAATTAACCATTTTACGTTATGATTAAACAGGTCGCTATTGCCTTTACGCTATTTTGCTGCTTACCCGTCACGCATTTGCTGGCGCAGGAACGATTCTCTACCAGTACCAGTCATTTACAACTGGATTTTGAAGTAGATGGCAAAGGAAGATTATTACAGAAATACTTTGGTCCCAAACTCGCAGATGGCGGAGAACAGCTTCGTCCTGTAGAGCGTTGGGAGGCTTATACACCCGCTGGCACAAACAACCTGTTTGAACCTGCTATACAGGTCACCCATGCGGATGGCAACCCTTCGCTGGAACTTTTGTACATTGACCATAACACGGTAAAAACAGATGACAATATAACTGCGACCACCATCACCCTGCGTGATCCGAAATATCCGTTTACCGTATTACTACATGTCAATACCTATGCTAAAGAAGACATCTTTAAGGTATGGACAGAGATCAGTCATAAGGAAAAAGGGGCCGTTGTCCTGGCAAATTTCGCATCCAGCATCCTGCACTTCAATGCACATAAATACTACCTTACCAACTTCCATGGTGACTGGGCCGAAGAAATGAAGATGGATGAAAACGAACTGACCAGTGGTATCAAGATCCTTGATTCCAAACTGGGTACCCGTGCAGATATGTACCAGATGCCTTTCTATTTTGTTTCTTTAGATGAACCTTCTACTGAAACGCATGGCGCTGTAATGGCAGGTACGCTGGCATGGACGGGCAATTTCCGCTTTGCTTTTGAAGTCGATGAGTTGAATATGCTTCGGGTTATTTCAGGTATGAACACCTATGCTTCTCAATATAAGCTACAACCTGACCAGAATTTTGAAACGCCTGCATTTATATTTTCCTATAGCGATAATGGCCGTGCTGCTATCACTCACAACTTCCATCGCTGGGGTGCCAGGTATGGTGTAATTGATGGCGATAAACCACGTACCGTATTGCTGAACAACTGGGAGGCGACTGGTTTTGATTTCAATGAAGAAAAGCTCTCTGCTTTGTTTGACGATGCCAATAAATTAGGGGCTGATCTGTTTTTGTTGGATGACGGGTGGTTTGGTAATAAGTACCCTCGTAATGCGGATAATGCAGGCCTGGGCGACTGGCAGGAAATGAAGGCTAAACTGCCGCATGGACTGGGTTACCTGGTAAAAACTGCGGAAGAGAAAAAGGTGAAATTTGGTATCTGGCTGGAACCAGAAATGGTGAATCCTGCCAGCGATCTGTATCACCAGCATCCTGACTGGATACTTAAGCTGCCTAACAGAAGTGAAGATTACTTCCGTAACCAGTTGGTATTGGACCTGGTAAATCCTAAAGTACAGGATTTTGTATATGGCATCGTTGACAACATGATGACTGCCAACCCGGGTATTGCCTACATCAAGTGGGATTGTAACCGTATGATCACAAATGCGTATTCTCCTTATTTGAAAGACAACCAGGGAGGACTATATATTGAATATACCCGCAGTTTGTACCAGGTGCTGAAACGTATCCGTAGCAAGTATCCGCACTTAGCGATCATGCTGTGCTCCGGTGGTGGTGGAAGGGTTGATTATGGAGCGTTGCCTTACTTTACAGAGTTCTGGGCAAGTGATAATACAGATCCGTTTGAAAGGGTATTTATACAGTGGGGTTATTCTTATTTCTTCCCCTCATTTACTGTAGCCGACCACGTTACCTCATGGGGTAAGCAATCCCTGAAGTTCCGTACAGATGTGGCGATGATGGGCAGACTGGGCTATGATATTAACCTGGATAAATTCACGGGAGATGAATGGACATTTAGTCAGCAGGCCGTGGCAAACTATAAACGTTTGCAGCCGGTACTGGCGCATGGCGATCTGTATCGTTTGATCTCTCCCTATAAGGAGAATAGGGCCGTGTTGATGTATGTGGATGCTGCGCAATCAAAATCAGTCTTATTCGCTTATAACCTGCATACCCGTTTTGGTGAAAACTTTGCACCTGTAAAATTGCAGGGATTGGATCCACACAGGCAATACAGGGTGACGGAAATCAACCTGAAGCCCGGCGAAGAATCTCATTTATATGAAAACAATAAGATATTTTCGGGCGATTATCTCATGAAAGCGGGTATCAATGTATCCGGGAATGAGCCGTTATCCAGCAAAGTATTGGAAATTGTGGCTGAATGAAAATAAGCTTACTGATTATATTATTCTGTTACTGTACAAACCTGCTTAGGGCACAGAATATAGTGCCGAATGCGAGTTTTGAAGAAGTAAATATCTGCACGGAATACATAGCGCCCTGCGCTCCCTGCGGGTGGATGGCTGTTGCACCAGAGATGATCAAGATGAAGTATCTCTGTAATGGCGCCGCTTTGCAGGGGCAGCACTATGTATCCCTGTTGCAGGAAGGGCCGGTGGAGAATCCGGATGCAAGGGTGTATATACAAACCCGGTTGCTGTGTGCGTTGCAAAAGGGACAGGCGTATAAGATCAGGGTGTATATGAATACGGAAAATTATCCGTTGCGTATCGGACTTCGGTTTGATACGGCTTTTATCTTTAATGAGAATACAGGTTGTTTGTCACAACCTGTCAGCGTAGAACTGAATGAAGCGGATCAGCAAAAAAAACTGTGGCATACCAAAATGCCCTGGTATATATTGGAGAAGACCTATGTCGCTACCAGTAATGCAACCCACCTGGTAGTAGGGAATTTCAAAGCACCTGTTCGTAAAAATGGATTTTCCGGTTATACCAATGCACAGGTATTAATAGATAGTATCAGCATTACACCTGTCAATGAGCAATTGCCGTTATGCGAAGACACCGCTGCTACCCGGGCTGCTTTATATGCAGAACATCACAGGCATTCTATCCCGGAAGCTTTGACCCCGGGCAGACCTGTCCTGCATACACTCAATGGGAGTCATGAGGGATGTGATACATTGATATTGAAAGATGATTTATTTAACCAGGATCATACCACGATTAATGAACGGTATCGCCAGCCTATCAACGAAGCATTGAAGAATTATAAAGGGGATACGACTATGCGGATCCAGTTGGTCGGCCATGCATGGCAGGCAGCATCGGAGGAGTACAATAAAATTATTTCCTATGATAAGGCAAAGGCCGTAGCTACTTATCTTGTATATAATGAAGGCTATAGTTTTGATGATTTTCAGATAAGGGGAGAGGGGAAGCGCAATCCGCGATATGATACAACTGAGGCAGATAATAATCGGGTAGAAATGATCTTGTGTCATGTAGCGCCGCCGGTGTTGGTAGTGAAGAAGCCGGTCCCCCCACCTGATACACTGGTAATACCAGATATATTGTTCAAATTTAATAGTAGTGAACTCAATCCGGCATTGCATGCAGCACTTGATAGTTTGATGAAAAAAATACCTACGGATGGAAGTGTGCAATTGCAGGTGACAGGGCATACAGATAATGCAGGTAATGACGATTATAATTATACTTTATCATTACGTAGAGCAAATGCCGTAGCTTCTTATATGCAGCAGTACGGCGTAGGAGATGACATCCGCCAGATTAGCGGGGCGGGCGAAACCCAGCCGGTGGCGGATAATAAGACATTAGAAGGAAGAAGGAAAAACCGGAGAGTGGAAATAATTATTTTCCATACCACAGATTAAAATAGCACAACATTCATAATAAAAAACTTTTCGGGGCAAACCTTCCCGGTACAAAGGCTTCCCGCCTTATTGCAGGCCGCAGGCCCTGCCCACAAACAAACGCTGCTGCCGAAGGTAGCAGCGTTTGTTTGTACAATATATTTTCCTACATTTAAAACAGAGAAACCAGAATCAATCACTCAAAGGAAGATTTGTCTAACTCAATAATCTGTACAGTCACTTTGTTCACCTAAAACTCAACTTATGCAATTATTGTCATGGTTGATGCTTGCATCATTGCTAAGTATCACCTCGATTTCCCTTGCGCAGCAAGGAAAATCCGTACACGGTACCGTCACTGCCGGAGATAATAAACAACCCCTGGAAAGAGTCGTCATCATCGAAAAGAGCACCCAAAATCACGCCTACACTGATGCTTCCGGCTCTTACTCCATTACCCTGAAAAACAACAACGCCACACTTATTTTTAGCTACGTAGGCTACTCCACACAGGAAATCCCGGTCGGTGCTCAGTCTGCCGTCGATGTTGTCATGCTGCCCTCTCAGAAAGACCTGGGTGAAGTAGTTGTCACCGCCTTCGGTGTCAAAAAAGAAAAACGCGCACTTGGCTACACGATCCAGCAGGTAGACAATGCAGACCTGAATGTAAA
This Chitinophaga sancti DNA region includes the following protein-coding sequences:
- a CDS encoding alpha-galactosidase; amino-acid sequence: MIKQVAIAFTLFCCLPVTHLLAQERFSTSTSHLQLDFEVDGKGRLLQKYFGPKLADGGEQLRPVERWEAYTPAGTNNLFEPAIQVTHADGNPSLELLYIDHNTVKTDDNITATTITLRDPKYPFTVLLHVNTYAKEDIFKVWTEISHKEKGAVVLANFASSILHFNAHKYYLTNFHGDWAEEMKMDENELTSGIKILDSKLGTRADMYQMPFYFVSLDEPSTETHGAVMAGTLAWTGNFRFAFEVDELNMLRVISGMNTYASQYKLQPDQNFETPAFIFSYSDNGRAAITHNFHRWGARYGVIDGDKPRTVLLNNWEATGFDFNEEKLSALFDDANKLGADLFLLDDGWFGNKYPRNADNAGLGDWQEMKAKLPHGLGYLVKTAEEKKVKFGIWLEPEMVNPASDLYHQHPDWILKLPNRSEDYFRNQLVLDLVNPKVQDFVYGIVDNMMTANPGIAYIKWDCNRMITNAYSPYLKDNQGGLYIEYTRSLYQVLKRIRSKYPHLAIMLCSGGGGRVDYGALPYFTEFWASDNTDPFERVFIQWGYSYFFPSFTVADHVTSWGKQSLKFRTDVAMMGRLGYDINLDKFTGDEWTFSQQAVANYKRLQPVLAHGDLYRLISPYKENRAVLMYVDAAQSKSVLFAYNLHTRFGENFAPVKLQGLDPHRQYRVTEINLKPGEESHLYENNKIFSGDYLMKAGINVSGNEPLSSKVLEIVAE
- a CDS encoding helix-turn-helix domain-containing protein — its product is MRKESSTNTLNRNKISNNCGMAYTLDVIGGRWKPTILWSLLNGKLRYSELKKSIPDVSERILVLQLRELEKDGLINRLVYAEVPPRVEYELTKDGASLQPMLQIISEWGDVHRPHKTKV
- a CDS encoding hemolysin family protein codes for the protein MSLEIFFTIFLVLLNGFFVAAEFAIVKVRSSQIEVNSGRNKTVSKIAKDMLNNLDGYLAATQLGITLASLGLGWVGEKVMTEMIINLFTSLGLKPDVGIAQKVAIGCAFLAITILHIVFGELAPKSLAIRKPVPTTFTVAVPLKLFYVIFRPFIWILNGLANVILRIIGITPVHENEDIHTEEELRVIIAESHQGGVIEETEKALIQNVFNLGDRHVSTLMTPRNEVIWLDIQDSPEINKAKILKHKHTMYPLANGDLDHTTGFVYSKDLLSDNFNAAINNLSALSRKLLVVTVHNRTYQLLELYKRERIYQAMVVDEFGSIKGLVTINDIVDALVGDISETNEFEYEVIRHEDGSMLVDGQLPFVEFLELIGLDADQQRVNVTNFVTLGGFILDKLGKIPQSGDSLKWKNLKMEVVKMDQHRIAKVHICNIENDSKEEEE
- a CDS encoding OmpA family protein; this translates as MKISLLIILFCYCTNLLRAQNIVPNASFEEVNICTEYIAPCAPCGWMAVAPEMIKMKYLCNGAALQGQHYVSLLQEGPVENPDARVYIQTRLLCALQKGQAYKIRVYMNTENYPLRIGLRFDTAFIFNENTGCLSQPVSVELNEADQQKKLWHTKMPWYILEKTYVATSNATHLVVGNFKAPVRKNGFSGYTNAQVLIDSISITPVNEQLPLCEDTAATRAALYAEHHRHSIPEALTPGRPVLHTLNGSHEGCDTLILKDDLFNQDHTTINERYRQPINEALKNYKGDTTMRIQLVGHAWQAASEEYNKIISYDKAKAVATYLVYNEGYSFDDFQIRGEGKRNPRYDTTEADNNRVEMILCHVAPPVLVVKKPVPPPDTLVIPDILFKFNSSELNPALHAALDSLMKKIPTDGSVQLQVTGHTDNAGNDDYNYTLSLRRANAVASYMQQYGVGDDIRQISGAGETQPVADNKTLEGRRKNRRVEIIIFHTTD
- a CDS encoding YfhO family protein, whose amino-acid sequence is MKTSWFKSLLPHLAAILGLLILAILYCKPVLEDKVISQSDNVQWQAMAKEAMDYKKEHGIPPLWTTSMFGGMPTFQLAMESPYHIDSAIPAILTLGLPKPINVLFLSALCFYLLCIVLGTRSWIGFAGAVAYTYASYSPIIIVTGHDTKMIALAYLPAVIAGLVLITRRSYLAGTGIMALSLSYLIAANHLQMTYYFFLILAILGIAYAVYSIREKAFKHLITGSLLVLLAVGLALASNAVSLWTTYQYSKESTRGGKSPLSPLPGETAEQQNGKDYAFQWSYGKFETFTLIAPDIYGGSSSGKLGTNSTTYKTLTEIGVPADNAEKLVSSWNLYWGDQSLLGTSGPVYLGVIVCLLALLGLFIIRSWHKWWLIGISVLGIMLAWGSNFAAFNYFMFDHFPLYDKFRAPSQALIIPQLSFAILAVMALQELISGEIKKEELLKKLKWSGYIMGGLLVLLLLASTSMRYTNATGDNANPHSDDQFHAQLVQMTQGRTDIADKLMAATRADRADLYRSDVFRSIFFAALAFGLLWFFIKGKLQARYLTIGITLLIMIDLLQVDRRYLNEDSFMDAGSYSMPFQASPADQQILQDKDPYYRVFNLTRNPFQDAMTSYYHKSIGGYHAAKLQLYQDLIERQISQNNMQVLNMLNTKYIITNGVEGPAVHQNPDALGNAWFVKAIQWVPDADAEMNALTTFHPKDTVVIDQQYKPLVKADFQFDSSAVIALLFNHQDTIAYTSKAATPQFAVFSEIYYRQGWKAYIDGKEAPYTRVNYALRGMSVPAGDHTITFIFAPEAYYAGVKLSLASYIIMLLLLAGSLALYLRKK